One part of the Arachidicoccus terrestris genome encodes these proteins:
- a CDS encoding MGH1-like glycoside hydrolase domain-containing protein — MKSVWRRQRQYAAVSLVAKYTTAALLSIISLPAVSQNSGQPGEKGPVILRPAIMQEDVASFNAQDSGDVVNYVDNAHAYQWLSDNIPLFSCPDTTLQKIYYFRWWSFRKHLVKTPYGFIFTEFITPVKFGGAFNSISSALGHQIYEGRWLHDPKYIQAYTSYWMFADPKQKKPGFHRFSTWIDDAVYGLFLVGQDSAFLQKMLPALSADYKKWEAEKQLPDGLFWQFDVRDAMEESISGSRTQKNRRPTINSYMYGNALALSRINQILGQPQAAAYYRKKARDLRQMVLDSLWNAKATFFEVKYPNGKFADAREEIGFIPWYFNLPTDKKQYAEAWEQLTDTTGFSAPWGITTAERRHPLFRTHGSGHGCEWDGAVWPYATTQTLKGLSNLLNNYKHHNHMTARVFYDALHKYAWAQQKDGKPFIGEYQDEKTGFWLRNNPRSRYYNHSGFADLIISDLVGIKPALGDKLAIRPLIPEGQWAWFCLDNVRYHGHAITVLWDKDGRHYGHGKGLQIFVDGKVRARSRKLAPITVSLK; from the coding sequence ATGAAATCAGTTTGGCGTAGACAAAGACAATATGCGGCTGTCTCTTTGGTCGCTAAATATACCACAGCAGCTTTACTAAGTATTATAAGCCTGCCGGCTGTCAGTCAGAACAGCGGGCAGCCCGGCGAAAAGGGGCCTGTGATTTTACGGCCGGCCATTATGCAGGAAGATGTAGCCAGTTTTAATGCGCAGGATAGCGGAGATGTTGTTAACTATGTAGACAACGCCCATGCTTATCAGTGGCTCAGCGACAATATTCCACTGTTTTCCTGTCCGGATACAACACTACAGAAAATCTATTATTTTAGATGGTGGAGTTTTAGAAAGCACCTGGTGAAAACCCCCTATGGGTTTATATTTACAGAATTTATAACGCCGGTAAAATTTGGAGGCGCCTTTAACAGTATTAGCTCAGCACTGGGACATCAGATCTATGAGGGACGCTGGTTGCATGATCCAAAATATATTCAGGCGTACACGTCCTATTGGATGTTCGCGGATCCCAAACAAAAAAAGCCCGGATTTCACCGGTTCAGCACCTGGATCGATGACGCCGTTTATGGTTTATTCCTGGTAGGTCAGGACAGCGCATTTTTGCAGAAAATGTTACCCGCCTTGTCTGCTGACTACAAGAAATGGGAGGCCGAAAAACAATTGCCTGACGGCCTGTTTTGGCAATTTGACGTACGGGACGCCATGGAAGAATCCATCAGCGGTTCCCGTACCCAGAAAAACAGGCGGCCGACCATCAACAGCTATATGTATGGTAATGCGCTGGCCTTGTCCCGTATCAATCAAATTCTGGGGCAGCCTCAGGCAGCAGCCTATTACCGGAAAAAAGCAAGGGATCTGAGACAGATGGTGCTGGATAGCCTCTGGAATGCAAAAGCAACATTTTTTGAGGTAAAATATCCGAATGGAAAGTTTGCGGATGCCCGGGAAGAAATAGGCTTCATTCCCTGGTATTTTAACCTGCCGACAGATAAAAAGCAGTATGCTGAAGCCTGGGAACAGTTGACTGATACTACTGGTTTCAGCGCACCCTGGGGGATTACAACCGCAGAGAGAAGGCATCCTCTTTTCAGAACACACGGATCGGGACATGGCTGTGAATGGGATGGCGCCGTTTGGCCCTATGCCACGACGCAGACCCTGAAGGGGCTGTCTAATTTATTAAATAACTATAAGCACCATAACCATATGACGGCCCGTGTATTTTATGACGCGCTTCATAAATATGCCTGGGCCCAGCAAAAAGACGGAAAACCTTTTATCGGGGAATACCAGGATGAAAAGACGGGCTTCTGGCTCCGCAATAATCCACGCAGCAGGTATTACAACCATTCCGGTTTTGCTGATCTGATTATCAGCGATCTGGTGGGAATCAAACCTGCTCTGGGCGATAAGCTAGCCATTCGGCCCCTCATTCCCGAAGGACAGTGGGCCTGGTTCTGCCTGGACAATGTCCGCTATCACGGACATGCCATTACAGTCCTCTGGGACAAGGATGGCCGTCATTACGGGCATGGAAAAGGCCTGCAGATTTTTGTGGACGGAAAGGTCCGTGCCCGAAGCAGAAAACTGGCACCCATTACGGTCTCCCTAAAATAA
- a CDS encoding alpha-d-galacturonidase — translation MRFKDRRRSVNIQGQLGRMFLLMGIVIVCQTASFAQKAPLYTIRYQQEATGRIAFGAKRIVAALKKAGYPTQLISFRQSLKKHQPGRRYIDIGIAGAPGIGQIIHEAQASAHLDTAKEGFTIQGAENGNVLIAGADGSGALYGCLELYERITRQVTKAGSASAALKDIDSLFRGIRFSDQPQMTLRGACIGLQKPYMLPGRGTYEYPYTRESFPWFYDKELWIRYLDMLVDNRMNTLYLWSGHPFASLVRLKDYPDAVEVDSATFAANQEMFHFLTTEANKRGIWVIQAFYNIIVSKPFAEKHHIKTQDRNRPITPLIADYTRKSIAAFVKQYPNVGLLVTLGEAMEGVGPDDTKWFTETIIPGVKDGLKAIGQKIQPPIILRAHDADGPAVMAAAKPIYSNLYTMAKYNGEALTTYQPRGPWAELHRKLSAASPVQIENVHILANLEPFRYGADDFIQKCVQAMHKIYGSNGLHLYPQASYWDWPYSADKADPRLLQINRDWIWYAEWARYAWNADRDRIAEENYWAGRLSEKYGCDLATGAQILRAYEASGEIAPKLLRRYGITDGNRQTLSLGMLMSQLIDPEKYNLFTLLYNSESPEGEMITEYAKREWLHQKHVGETPVQIAEEVLVHARQAVAAIQAAEKKIGRNSAEFNRLKNDMICYQHLAEFYSKKVMAALHILRYGYSHDVQDLESALPLLSSSVEAFRKLAAVAGPAYLYANSLQTGARKIPLTGKDGQNKTWSDLLPVYQQELDNFKKNIQALKLHGASRSDQKATVVTLKPAQVRFLNPPKSMDTGKDQKETLGTYYIEQDHNVSADMFSVGKKGCPFKDTLVQLDTVAGILQGLQGIQVDRARQIQAGTRLYFKTDKPVRLLVGFFTRKNKAYLKEPELETDASANDYGQAATTIANAGILRGFPGINVHSYSFREGVHDLQLGKGICLLLGFIQRAKDIPAFDAGLGATGSQPDLDWLFR, via the coding sequence ATGCGATTTAAAGATAGAAGGAGATCTGTGAATATACAAGGACAGTTGGGCAGAATGTTTCTGCTGATGGGTATCGTAATTGTCTGCCAGACTGCCTCATTCGCGCAAAAGGCTCCTTTATATACCATCCGTTATCAACAAGAGGCGACAGGACGGATCGCCTTTGGTGCCAAGCGCATTGTCGCAGCACTGAAGAAAGCAGGCTACCCGACACAACTGATTTCCTTTAGGCAATCGTTAAAAAAGCATCAGCCGGGGCGCAGATATATCGATATCGGTATTGCCGGCGCGCCAGGTATCGGGCAAATCATTCATGAAGCGCAGGCCTCTGCTCATCTGGATACCGCTAAGGAAGGTTTTACCATACAGGGCGCTGAAAACGGCAATGTCCTGATCGCCGGGGCAGACGGTTCGGGGGCCTTATATGGTTGTCTGGAGCTGTATGAGCGGATCACCCGGCAGGTGACCAAAGCTGGGTCGGCAAGTGCGGCCTTAAAAGACATCGATAGTCTGTTTCGCGGGATCCGGTTTAGTGATCAGCCGCAAATGACGCTAAGAGGTGCGTGTATAGGATTACAGAAGCCTTATATGTTGCCCGGACGCGGAACCTATGAATATCCTTATACCCGGGAGAGCTTTCCCTGGTTTTATGATAAGGAACTATGGATCAGATATCTGGATATGCTGGTGGATAACCGCATGAATACACTTTACCTTTGGTCCGGTCATCCCTTTGCTTCCCTGGTCCGTTTAAAAGATTATCCCGACGCGGTAGAAGTGGATAGTGCGACTTTTGCGGCTAATCAGGAGATGTTTCATTTTCTAACGACAGAGGCGAACAAAAGAGGTATCTGGGTGATCCAGGCCTTTTATAATATTATCGTTTCCAAACCTTTTGCAGAAAAGCACCATATTAAAACACAGGACCGGAACCGGCCGATCACGCCCCTGATTGCCGATTATACAAGAAAGTCAATCGCTGCCTTTGTCAAGCAATACCCGAATGTAGGGCTATTGGTTACGCTTGGTGAGGCGATGGAAGGGGTGGGCCCGGATGATACTAAATGGTTTACAGAGACGATTATTCCCGGCGTAAAAGATGGCCTAAAAGCAATCGGACAGAAAATACAGCCGCCCATTATTTTGCGGGCCCATGATGCGGACGGTCCAGCTGTGATGGCGGCGGCCAAACCTATTTACAGCAATCTGTATACGATGGCTAAGTATAACGGAGAGGCGCTGACTACTTACCAGCCTCGTGGACCCTGGGCGGAACTGCACCGTAAGCTAAGCGCGGCTTCTCCCGTTCAGATAGAGAATGTGCACATTCTGGCCAATCTTGAACCCTTCCGCTATGGCGCTGATGATTTCATTCAAAAATGCGTGCAGGCGATGCATAAGATCTATGGTTCTAACGGTTTACATCTGTATCCGCAGGCGTCTTACTGGGACTGGCCTTACAGCGCGGATAAAGCGGACCCAAGGTTGCTGCAGATTAACCGGGACTGGATCTGGTATGCCGAGTGGGCCAGGTATGCCTGGAATGCCGACCGCGACCGCATAGCGGAAGAAAATTATTGGGCCGGCCGGCTATCTGAAAAATATGGTTGTGATCTTGCAACGGGAGCGCAAATACTGCGTGCCTACGAAGCGTCCGGAGAAATCGCCCCCAAGCTGTTAAGGCGCTATGGTATTACCGATGGCAACCGGCAGACCTTGAGCCTGGGTATGTTGATGAGTCAACTCATTGATCCGGAAAAATACAATCTTTTTACACTGCTGTATAACTCGGAATCACCTGAGGGGGAGATGATCACCGAATATGCGAAAAGAGAATGGTTGCATCAAAAGCATGTGGGAGAGACTCCGGTTCAGATCGCAGAAGAAGTACTGGTTCATGCCAGGCAGGCAGTAGCGGCGATTCAGGCTGCGGAGAAGAAAATTGGACGGAACAGCGCTGAATTTAACCGGCTGAAAAATGACATGATCTGTTATCAGCATCTTGCAGAATTTTATAGCAAGAAAGTCATGGCGGCTCTTCATATACTAAGATATGGTTACAGTCATGATGTACAGGATCTTGAGTCTGCCCTGCCGCTACTTTCGTCCAGTGTTGAGGCCTTCAGAAAACTGGCGGCTGTTGCAGGACCTGCTTATCTATATGCTAATAGCCTACAGACGGGTGCAAGGAAAATTCCCCTGACAGGTAAAGACGGCCAGAATAAAACATGGTCGGACCTGCTGCCCGTCTATCAGCAGGAACTCGACAACTTTAAGAAAAATATTCAGGCGTTAAAACTGCATGGTGCCAGCCGGTCAGACCAGAAAGCGACGGTGGTGACATTGAAGCCGGCACAGGTCCGGTTTTTGAATCCGCCTAAAAGCATGGATACCGGCAAGGATCAAAAAGAAACATTGGGTACCTACTATATTGAGCAGGATCATAATGTTTCAGCTGATATGTTCAGCGTCGGCAAAAAAGGGTGTCCCTTTAAAGATACCCTTGTTCAACTGGATACCGTAGCCGGAATATTACAGGGCCTTCAGGGCATTCAGGTAGATCGCGCCAGACAGATCCAGGCCGGTACACGTTTATACTTTAAAACAGATAAACCTGTCAGACTACTGGTCGGCTTCTTTACCCGGAAAAATAAAGCCTATCTGAAAGAACCGGAGTTAGAGACAGATGCCAGCGCCAACGACTATGGTCAGGCGGCCACCACGATCGCTAATGCAGGTATACTGCGCGGTTTTCCGGGCATCAATGTCCATAGCTACAGTTTCAGGGAGGGCGTCCATGACTTACAATTGGGAAAAGGTATCTGCCTTTTGCTGGGCTTTATCCAGCGGGCAAAAGATATTCCCGCTTTTGATGCCGGGCTTGGAGCAACAGGCAGTCAGCCGGATCTGGACTGGCTGTTCAGATAA
- a CDS encoding Ig-like domain-containing protein codes for MFRFFVKNSAYALVLLGMGLVGCHQGPQRSVVKVDFNMFGRKTAEVTQFGYTPWEVTNGGPDTLVKDHISFIVAAGADRKLTATWYKVGVRGPQKAKFSDDGLELSSDENSGKDAAKPEEIILKIKGLKPGKHTLITYHNIIDDLKAGEQCPIDIYVDGQKKVAGLIPSIRASKITDSKTAVLQLEAKADKIVTIRFVADNKTIGAYHKIVINGFQLDGVNPADQAMAVAPVNRDEHVEANGQNGYVLQWQGTQAARSHDIYFGTDSVKVAAADHDSPCFKGNQPATQNSYAVSDLYSMDTYYWRVDELTDSGTIKGNVWEFRTRQLAFSDAEGYGRFARGGRGGKIVFVTNLNDDGPGSLRAAVTNNIGPRTIIFNVAGMITLKSRLVLSQPNVTVAGQTAPGKGICIRSAPFGITGNDCVARFVRVRLGDGPTFDGMGLTGANNSIVDHCSISWTIDESFSSRGAHNITLQRTLISEALNAAGHDHYPKGKEHGFAATIGGDIGSFHHNLLADCYGRNWSLGGGLVDGHYGGRMDITNNVVYNWGHRATDGGAHEVNFVGNYYKPGAGTSFFYAYNAQHEGVGKGTQRCYFAGNVMPGHFDLSNEADGRKVSHSNGDTSSYATYVDKPFFPSYIETQSAVDAYKSVLSDVGCNAPVLDEHDQRIIRETLAGTTSVVGSVTHKKGFPDKVADAGGYEDYPTVHRPDSWDTDQDGMPDWWETIHGLDPKGAKGNLTESNGDPDKDGFTQLDGYLDWMAHKHYSTAQAEPLHIDLKELARGYSDAPAFTLTNVKGGTATVDHNGILVFTPATKQSSKLSLGGFDFTVTDREGSSMTRRVNILIGFDLSK; via the coding sequence ATGTTTAGATTCTTTGTAAAAAATAGTGCTTATGCATTAGTCTTGCTGGGCATGGGTCTGGTAGGCTGTCATCAAGGCCCACAACGTTCTGTCGTGAAAGTAGACTTTAATATGTTTGGGAGGAAAACAGCTGAAGTGACACAGTTCGGATATACCCCCTGGGAGGTGACCAATGGCGGGCCCGATACATTAGTGAAAGATCATATCAGCTTTATTGTTGCCGCCGGCGCAGACCGGAAGTTAACGGCCACCTGGTATAAAGTGGGCGTGAGAGGGCCTCAGAAAGCTAAGTTTTCTGACGACGGGCTGGAGCTCAGCAGTGATGAAAACAGTGGCAAAGATGCAGCAAAGCCAGAAGAAATTATATTGAAGATTAAGGGGCTAAAACCCGGAAAGCATACGCTGATTACTTATCACAATATCATTGATGACCTGAAGGCCGGAGAGCAGTGCCCCATTGACATTTACGTGGATGGACAAAAGAAGGTGGCGGGTCTGATCCCTTCTATACGTGCCTCCAAAATTACTGATAGCAAAACTGCGGTTTTACAATTAGAAGCTAAAGCAGATAAAATAGTAACGATCCGTTTCGTAGCTGACAACAAGACAATTGGGGCTTACCATAAAATCGTCATTAATGGTTTCCAGCTGGACGGGGTTAATCCGGCGGATCAGGCGATGGCTGTGGCGCCTGTTAACAGAGATGAACATGTGGAGGCGAACGGGCAAAATGGGTATGTGCTACAATGGCAAGGGACTCAAGCGGCCCGGTCACACGATATTTATTTTGGAACAGACTCAGTTAAAGTGGCCGCTGCTGATCATGATTCTCCCTGTTTTAAAGGCAACCAGCCTGCAACGCAAAACAGCTATGCGGTCTCTGATCTTTATAGTATGGATACTTACTATTGGCGTGTGGATGAACTAACAGATTCGGGCACCATAAAAGGAAATGTATGGGAATTCAGAACAAGGCAGTTGGCATTTTCTGATGCCGAAGGCTATGGCCGGTTTGCGCGCGGCGGAAGAGGCGGCAAGATCGTTTTTGTGACCAACTTAAATGATGACGGCCCCGGTAGTTTAAGAGCGGCCGTGACTAATAATATTGGTCCCCGGACGATTATATTTAATGTAGCGGGTATGATAACGTTAAAATCCAGATTGGTCCTCAGCCAACCGAACGTAACGGTGGCAGGCCAGACCGCACCCGGCAAAGGGATCTGTATCCGGTCAGCCCCCTTTGGGATAACAGGCAATGATTGTGTGGCCCGTTTTGTCCGGGTCAGGCTGGGCGACGGACCTACCTTTGACGGTATGGGACTGACGGGTGCGAATAACAGCATTGTGGATCACTGTTCGATCAGCTGGACCATTGATGAATCTTTTAGTTCCAGAGGGGCACACAATATCACCCTGCAACGCACACTGATCTCTGAGGCGTTGAATGCAGCCGGACATGACCATTATCCGAAAGGTAAGGAGCATGGTTTTGCTGCGACGATCGGAGGAGATATCGGCAGCTTTCATCATAATTTACTGGCCGACTGTTATGGCAGAAACTGGAGCCTGGGCGGTGGTTTGGTAGATGGGCATTATGGTGGCAGAATGGATATCACCAATAATGTTGTTTATAATTGGGGCCATCGCGCTACTGACGGAGGGGCACATGAAGTGAATTTTGTGGGTAATTATTATAAGCCCGGTGCGGGAACCAGTTTCTTTTACGCCTATAATGCCCAACATGAAGGGGTAGGCAAGGGCACACAACGCTGTTATTTTGCAGGAAACGTCATGCCGGGACACTTTGATCTTTCTAACGAGGCAGACGGCCGGAAAGTAAGCCACAGCAATGGAGACACCAGCAGCTATGCGACGTATGTTGATAAGCCTTTTTTCCCTTCTTATATTGAGACGCAGTCTGCGGTGGATGCTTATAAAAGCGTTTTATCCGATGTAGGTTGTAATGCACCTGTTTTAGACGAGCATGATCAGCGGATCATCCGCGAGACGCTGGCAGGTACTACTTCTGTGGTGGGAAGCGTTACACATAAAAAGGGATTCCCCGATAAAGTGGCCGACGCAGGCGGTTACGAAGATTATCCGACGGTTCACCGCCCGGACAGTTGGGATACAGATCAGGACGGTATGCCAGACTGGTGGGAGACGATCCATGGACTGGATCCTAAGGGTGCAAAAGGGAATCTGACTGAAAGCAACGGCGATCCGGATAAGGACGGCTTTACCCAACTGGACGGATACCTGGACTGGATGGCACATAAACATTATTCAACAGCGCAGGCAGAGCCGCTACATATCGACTTAAAAGAACTGGCCAGAGGCTATAGCGACGCACCGGCCTTTACATTGACTAACGTGAAGGGTGGGACTGCAACAGTAGATCATAACGGTATATTGGTGTTTACACCGGCAACAAAGCAGTCTTCAAAGCTGTCATTAGGCGGGTTTGATTTTACGGTAACAGATCGTGAAGGAAGTTCTATGACGCGCAGGGTGAACATTTTAATCGGCTTTGACTTAAGTAAATAG
- a CDS encoding RagB/SusD family nutrient uptake outer membrane protein, producing MKKIFYLLSTVVLLAFTGCSKQFLEDMKPYNDYGENQVFSNEELTSWYIARLYNYYFSDYNNPLKTVVGLYNNDRSNMTEEIGGTIPKYIDANRDLQFANDADSYYGQTSSSVKNNPYTRIRYCSDLIEKMGDPVSAALSADFKKTAKGQAYFLRALQYFDLVRIYGGVPIVTTVQNNSTTDVSIQTPRSTSSECFAQIVSDLDSAAMLLPMIWDEPSTNYGKFTAAAALAMKSRVLLTAASPLFNKDWDNPASKKWQDALKAGLDAETKLSSAGYGLYGSSAKDWSEMSLQGNTDFNKGAIMVFLFSTETSESSAYGNGWEDQLRPTGYGGSGGLSATKQMLDLFPLANGKRPTAENGYVDTFFFENRDPRFYRTFEFSGEKWGVKGNENKSTWFYRWYDDKGKINYYGGNQTNSPAIVRKNSDPEADSTGYEFSGTNIIAYRYAELLLNIAECYAATGDINNAVKYIGKIRARVGIPEDNNYGVGNLSTKYQAIEAVLYERRVELAYEGKRFWDVQRWMLYDNTAKSGNTVTKLGLKPINGTAREGYYWQAKGDPQADPLTPEERNILIDPDAADFKEQLDKLKAIYQAHFVMTPLDKPWDQVNGNANLIEFKPNYYISGLPSSVLGMNSWLEQTEGWMDYSGAPGTFDYQK from the coding sequence ATGAAAAAAATATTCTATTTACTTTCCACTGTTGTACTGCTGGCCTTTACGGGTTGTAGCAAGCAATTTCTGGAAGATATGAAACCTTATAATGATTATGGAGAGAACCAGGTATTCTCCAACGAGGAATTGACTTCCTGGTACATTGCCCGCCTGTATAATTATTATTTTTCGGATTATAATAATCCGCTGAAAACTGTGGTCGGGCTGTACAATAACGACCGGTCCAATATGACGGAAGAAATCGGTGGTACGATACCCAAGTATATCGACGCCAACCGAGACCTGCAGTTTGCAAATGATGCGGACAGCTATTACGGCCAGACATCTTCAAGTGTAAAAAATAACCCCTATACCCGCATCCGCTATTGTAGTGACTTGATTGAAAAAATGGGCGATCCGGTATCTGCCGCTTTATCTGCTGATTTTAAGAAAACAGCTAAAGGGCAGGCCTACTTCCTGAGGGCGTTACAATATTTTGACCTGGTACGGATCTATGGAGGCGTTCCGATTGTAACGACGGTTCAAAATAATAGTACAACGGATGTGTCTATTCAGACACCCAGGTCGACCTCTTCTGAATGTTTTGCCCAGATCGTCAGCGATTTGGATTCAGCTGCGATGCTCTTACCTATGATCTGGGATGAACCAAGTACGAACTACGGGAAATTTACCGCTGCGGCAGCATTGGCGATGAAAAGCAGGGTCCTGCTGACTGCCGCTAGTCCGTTATTTAATAAGGATTGGGATAACCCAGCCAGTAAAAAATGGCAAGATGCATTAAAGGCAGGCCTCGATGCAGAAACTAAATTATCGTCAGCGGGTTACGGGCTATATGGCTCCAGTGCCAAAGACTGGTCTGAAATGTCTTTGCAGGGCAATACGGATTTCAATAAAGGAGCGATCATGGTGTTCCTTTTCAGTACGGAAACTTCTGAATCCAGTGCTTATGGTAACGGCTGGGAAGATCAGCTTCGGCCTACGGGTTATGGCGGCTCAGGCGGGCTTTCTGCTACCAAGCAGATGCTGGATTTATTTCCGCTGGCTAATGGCAAGCGTCCGACGGCTGAAAACGGATATGTCGATACCTTTTTCTTTGAAAACAGGGACCCCAGATTCTACCGCACCTTTGAATTCTCCGGTGAGAAATGGGGCGTAAAGGGAAATGAAAACAAAAGTACCTGGTTTTACAGATGGTACGACGACAAGGGAAAGATTAACTACTACGGAGGTAATCAGACGAATAGCCCTGCTATCGTACGGAAGAACTCCGATCCAGAGGCAGACAGCACCGGATATGAATTTTCAGGAACGAATATCATAGCATACCGGTATGCAGAACTGTTACTGAATATCGCGGAATGTTATGCGGCTACCGGGGATATCAATAATGCGGTCAAGTATATCGGTAAAATCCGGGCAAGAGTGGGCATTCCCGAAGATAATAATTATGGTGTCGGTAATCTGTCTACGAAGTATCAGGCTATTGAAGCGGTATTATATGAGAGAAGAGTGGAACTCGCTTATGAGGGTAAGCGTTTCTGGGATGTGCAGCGCTGGATGCTGTATGATAATACAGCAAAAAGTGGTAATACTGTCACGAAACTTGGTTTAAAGCCCATTAATGGAACGGCGCGTGAGGGATATTACTGGCAGGCTAAAGGCGATCCGCAGGCTGATCCATTGACACCTGAAGAAAGAAATATACTGATCGATCCGGATGCAGCGGATTTTAAGGAACAATTAGATAAGCTGAAGGCAATATACCAGGCGCATTTTGTGATGACGCCGCTGGATAAACCATGGGATCAGGTGAATGGAAATGCGAATCTGATTGAGTTTAAGCCCAATTATTATATCTCCGGCCTTCCCAGCTCTGTCCTTGGTATGAACAGCTGGTTGGAGCAGACTGAAGGCTGGATGGATTATTCAGGGGCGCCTGGAACTTTTGACTATCAAAAATAA